One window from the genome of Cinclus cinclus unplaced genomic scaffold, bCinCin1.1 SCAFFOLD_32, whole genome shotgun sequence encodes:
- the LOC134057392 gene encoding olfactory receptor 14J1-like: MSNSSSIRHFLLLALADTRQLQLLHFCLFLGISLAALLANGLIISAVACGHHLHTPMFFFLLNLALTDLGSICTTVPKAMHNSLWHTNNISYSACAAQVFFFVFFLSAELSLLTIMCYDRYVSICKPLHYGTLLGSRACAHMAAAAWASAFLYSLLHTANTFSLPLCHGNALGQFFCEIPQILKLSCSKSYLRELGIIVLSAFLYFSCFVFIVFSYVQIFRAVLRIPSEQGRNKAFSTCLPHPAVASLFLSTGFFAYFKSPSISSPTLDLALSVLYSVVPPALNPFIYSLRNQELKAAVWRLLARGFHKH, from the coding sequence atgtccaacagcagctccatcaggcacttcctcctgctggcattggcagacacgcggcagctgcagctcctgcacttctgcctcttcctgggcatctccctggctgccctcctggccaacggcctcatcatcagcgccgtagcctgcggccaccacctgcacacccccatgttcttcttcctgctcaacctggccctcactgacctgggctccatctgcaccactgtccccaaagccatgcacaattccctctggcacaccaacaacatctcctactctgcatgtgctgctcaggtgtttttctttgtgttcttccTCTCAGCAGAGttgtccctcctgaccatcatgtgctacgaccgctacgtgtccatctgcaaacccctgcactacgggaccctcctgggcagcagagcttgtgcccacatggcagcagctgcctgggccagtgcctttctctattccctgctgcacacagccaatacattttccctgcccctgtgccatggcaatgccctgggccagttcttctgtgaaatcccccagatcctcaaactctcctgctccaaatcctacctcagggaacttgggaTAATTGTGCTAagtgcatttctgtattttagttgttttgtgttcattgttttctcctatgtgcagatcttcagggctgtgctgaggatcccctctgagcagggacggaacaaagccttttccacctgcctccctcaccctgccgtggcctctcttttcctcagcactgggTTTTTTGCCTACTTCAAGTCCCCTTCCATTTCCTCCCCAACCCTGGACCTGGcactgtcagttctgtactcagtggtgcctccagccctgaaccccttCATCTACAGcttgaggaaccaggagctcaaagCTGCAGTGTGGAGATTGCTGGCACGAGGATTTCATAAACATTGA